CCACCCGGTACCCCAGCTCGGCGGCCCCGTCGGCGACGTCGACGAGATTGAACCGCCCGAGAATCCCGCCGTCCTCCCCCACGAGCACATGGAAGTGGACGCCCCCGGTCTCCTGCTCGTCGAGCAGCGCCCGGTGCCGCTCCTCGAAGTCGGTGAAGTACGCGTCCCCCCGGTCGGGCACGGACGCGGCGAAATACCCCCGGTTCTCCCGCTCGAAGACGAGCAGGGCGGGGGCGTGATCGGATCGCAGTCGCTCAAGTACGGCCA
This sequence is a window from Streptomyces sp. NBC_00691. Protein-coding genes within it:
- a CDS encoding GNAT family N-acetyltransferase; translation: MAVLERLRSDHAPALLVFERENRGYFAASVPDRGDAYFTDFEERHRALLDEQETGGVHFHVLVGEDGGILGRFNLVDVADGAAELGYRVAERATGRGVATAGVREVCRLAREVYGLSRLTAVTTLDNDGSRVVLGRVGFGAVGSVTLDGRAGTSYELDLADDRP